A genome region from Alicyclobacillus acidocaldarius subsp. acidocaldarius DSM 446 includes the following:
- a CDS encoding NAD-dependent malic enzyme translates to MTLTRAGNVRVLFRVRLEAGAALGEVHGAIVRAGGEIVAMETRALHADHSVRDITVAVDTEPDVRAVEQALDEVQGVKRLETLDRTFLVHVGGKIATHLKVPVVDRDDLAVVYTPGVARVCEAIRDRRDRAFEFTIRKNTVAVVSDGSAVLGLGNIGPEAAMPVMEGKAMLFKRFADVDAFPICLATQDVDEIVETVERMAPSFGGINLEDISSPRCFEIEERLRKRLDIPVFHDDQHGTAVVMLAGLINALKIVNKRMQDVSVVVAGVGAAGVACTKILLAAGVGHIVGVDRVGIIERGRHYDNPVKQWYAENTNSENRRGTLEEAVRGADVFIGVSGPGILTVGHVKQMARDPIVFAMANPIPEILPEVAAGHVRVMATGRSDYPNQINNVLCFPGMFRGALDVRARDITEEMKQAAALAIAECVPEEQLSEQYIIPSPFDPNVVPAVSRAVQAAAVRSGVARAAAPLELEEEPLYTEM, encoded by the coding sequence GTGACACTGACGCGTGCCGGCAATGTTCGAGTTCTGTTTCGCGTTCGCTTGGAGGCGGGCGCGGCGCTTGGGGAGGTGCATGGCGCCATTGTGCGCGCCGGAGGCGAGATCGTCGCCATGGAGACCCGCGCGCTGCATGCGGATCACAGCGTGCGCGACATCACCGTCGCGGTCGATACCGAGCCCGATGTCCGGGCTGTCGAGCAAGCGCTGGACGAGGTACAGGGCGTGAAACGCCTGGAGACGCTGGACCGCACATTTCTGGTCCACGTGGGGGGCAAAATCGCCACACACCTGAAGGTGCCCGTGGTCGATCGCGACGACCTGGCCGTTGTGTACACGCCGGGCGTGGCGCGCGTGTGCGAGGCCATTCGGGATCGCCGCGATCGCGCCTTCGAATTCACCATCCGCAAGAACACGGTGGCGGTGGTGAGCGACGGCTCGGCCGTGCTAGGGCTGGGGAACATTGGCCCGGAGGCCGCCATGCCGGTCATGGAAGGGAAGGCGATGCTGTTCAAGCGCTTCGCCGACGTGGATGCCTTCCCCATCTGCTTGGCCACGCAGGACGTGGACGAGATTGTCGAAACCGTCGAGCGAATGGCGCCGTCGTTCGGCGGGATCAACCTCGAGGACATCTCGTCGCCGCGGTGTTTCGAGATCGAGGAGCGGCTGCGGAAACGGCTCGACATTCCGGTGTTTCACGACGATCAGCACGGCACAGCGGTCGTCATGCTGGCCGGGCTCATCAATGCACTGAAGATTGTGAACAAGCGGATGCAGGATGTGTCCGTCGTCGTGGCGGGGGTCGGCGCGGCAGGCGTGGCGTGCACCAAGATCCTGCTCGCGGCCGGTGTGGGGCATATCGTCGGCGTGGATCGCGTAGGCATCATCGAGCGCGGCCGCCACTATGACAACCCCGTGAAGCAGTGGTACGCGGAGAACACGAACTCCGAGAATCGGCGCGGGACCCTCGAAGAAGCGGTGCGCGGCGCCGACGTGTTCATCGGCGTCTCCGGCCCGGGCATCCTGACCGTCGGTCACGTCAAGCAAATGGCGCGCGATCCCATTGTGTTTGCCATGGCGAATCCCATCCCGGAAATCCTGCCCGAGGTGGCGGCGGGCCACGTGCGCGTGATGGCGACCGGACGATCCGACTACCCGAATCAGATTAACAACGTGCTCTGTTTTCCCGGCATGTTCCGCGGGGCGCTCGACGTCCGCGCGCGGGATATCACGGAAGAGATGAAACAGGCCGCGGCGCTCGCCATCGCCGAGTGCGTGCCGGAAGAGCAACTGTCGGAGCAGTACATCATCCCGAGCCCGTTCGATCCGAACGTCGTCCCGGCCGTGAGCCGCGCGGTGCAAGCAGCCGCGGTTCGGTCCGGCGTGGCGCGGGCGGCAGCTCCCCTCGAGCTCGAGGAAGAGCCCCTCTACACCGAGATGTAG
- a CDS encoding SCP2 sterol-binding domain-containing protein: MTTTPSTKEIFDLINQALSADPSRTGGLEAVYQFNITGDDPGTYQLILKPDKAYAVEGEQEVANCTLEMDSNDFKDMLQGNLNGTAAFMSGKLRVEGDLGLAMQLETVLSAYTAANN; this comes from the coding sequence ATGACCACCACACCGTCGACGAAGGAGATTTTCGATCTCATCAACCAGGCGCTGTCCGCAGATCCCTCGCGCACCGGAGGCTTGGAGGCCGTCTACCAATTCAACATCACCGGTGACGATCCCGGCACCTATCAGCTCATTCTGAAACCCGACAAGGCGTACGCGGTCGAGGGCGAGCAGGAGGTCGCGAACTGCACGCTCGAGATGGATTCGAACGACTTCAAGGACATGCTGCAGGGCAATCTGAACGGCACGGCCGCGTTCATGAGCGGCAAGCTCCGCGTCGAGGGCGATCTCGGCCTCGCGATGCAGTTGGAAACCGTGCTCAGCGCCTACACCGCCGCGAACAACTGA
- a CDS encoding long-chain-fatty-acid--CoA ligase, whose product MNLVQLLEDNQRRFGTYESLVYEGRVYTNAELAALSSQLAHHIQALGVRPGDAVMVTMPNRPEVVIAFYAIAKAGAVAVPVMPLLQASEVRYIIQDSNPKLVITCEVLKPKIQQAIQDLSNPPVVRSVDDAGVEGFETVLSHYPAERPNVQVEDHQPAVILYTSGTTGKPKGVILTHHNLCANARAAADLAEQYVLKVEKRVGLGILPLSHAFGFTMMNTALCLGELDVLLPYFDPVLVFQAIERYRVTHFTAVPAMFHALLHHPDADKYDLSSLSVCISGSAPLPELVRKAFEEKFHCLVFQGYGLSEAAPVVTAPRFDKPAKPGSVGLPLPGVEVAVLDDDGNPLPPGEIGELAVRGPNVSPGYHHLPEETEKVFRNGWLFTGDMARLDEEGYVYIVDRKKDVIIRGGFNIYPSDLEELLSQHPAVAEVAVVGAPSERMGEEVVAYVVRKKGADVTEEELIAFCQEHLAKYKTPKVVQFVPYLPKNLIGKVDKKKLREMAKTIQFA is encoded by the coding sequence ATGAATCTCGTTCAATTATTAGAGGATAACCAGCGTCGATTTGGAACGTACGAGTCCCTGGTGTACGAGGGGCGCGTGTACACCAATGCGGAGTTGGCGGCCCTGTCATCGCAGTTGGCCCATCATATCCAGGCGCTCGGCGTTCGTCCCGGAGATGCGGTGATGGTGACGATGCCCAACCGCCCGGAGGTGGTGATTGCGTTTTACGCCATCGCAAAGGCGGGGGCTGTGGCCGTGCCTGTGATGCCGCTCTTGCAGGCGTCCGAGGTGCGGTACATCATTCAGGACTCGAATCCCAAGCTCGTGATCACCTGCGAAGTCCTGAAGCCCAAGATCCAGCAGGCGATTCAGGATCTCTCCAATCCGCCGGTGGTTCGATCGGTGGATGACGCGGGCGTCGAAGGGTTCGAGACCGTCCTGTCCCACTATCCCGCGGAGCGCCCCAATGTTCAGGTGGAGGACCATCAGCCCGCGGTGATTCTGTACACGAGCGGCACCACCGGCAAGCCGAAAGGCGTGATCCTGACGCATCACAACCTGTGCGCGAATGCGCGCGCCGCCGCCGATCTCGCGGAGCAGTACGTTCTGAAGGTCGAGAAGCGGGTTGGGCTCGGCATCTTGCCGCTGTCGCACGCCTTCGGCTTCACGATGATGAACACCGCGCTCTGCCTGGGCGAACTGGACGTCCTGCTGCCCTACTTCGATCCCGTGCTCGTGTTTCAGGCGATTGAGCGGTATCGCGTGACACACTTCACGGCGGTGCCCGCCATGTTTCACGCGCTCCTCCATCATCCCGACGCGGACAAATACGACCTGTCCTCGCTCTCCGTCTGCATCTCAGGCTCCGCACCGCTGCCCGAATTGGTGCGCAAGGCGTTCGAGGAAAAGTTTCACTGCCTCGTGTTCCAGGGATACGGATTGTCCGAGGCTGCGCCCGTCGTGACGGCGCCCCGTTTCGACAAGCCCGCGAAGCCGGGCTCCGTCGGGCTCCCCCTTCCCGGCGTGGAGGTGGCGGTGCTCGACGACGACGGCAATCCTCTGCCGCCCGGCGAGATCGGCGAGTTGGCCGTGCGCGGCCCGAACGTCTCTCCGGGCTATCACCATCTTCCGGAGGAAACGGAGAAGGTGTTCCGGAATGGATGGCTCTTCACAGGGGATATGGCGCGGCTGGACGAAGAGGGGTACGTGTACATCGTGGACCGCAAAAAGGACGTGATCATCCGCGGCGGGTTCAACATCTATCCGAGCGATCTCGAAGAACTCCTGAGCCAACATCCCGCGGTCGCGGAGGTGGCGGTGGTGGGCGCGCCGTCCGAGCGCATGGGCGAGGAAGTCGTGGCGTACGTCGTGCGCAAGAAGGGCGCCGACGTGACCGAGGAAGAGCTCATCGCGTTCTGCCAAGAGCACCTCGCGAAGTACAAGACGCCGAAGGTGGTTCAGTTTGTCCCGTATCTGCCGAAAAACCTCATCGGCAAGGTGGATAAAAAGAAGCTGCGGGAGATGGCCAAGACCATTCAGTTCGCTTGA
- a CDS encoding acyl-CoA dehydrogenase family protein has translation MISFLPTDEERAFVEVAGEFARNRLRESARDAEKARTPSDDVVSAAHDLGLLSLELPERLAGAELPLVSQVQVLEALAFGDLGIVQGMPGLCDSASVMRLIPHPERLELADGAAQRVPWIHLEPGEVAVIVERSGFRLEGVAFPRRSALGADQLLVSFLAPGGEAIVAWLDRTAAEWSEDAGDVRLGLLAAHIGRIAFEGTIVRPEDVLLRGDEAEQVITGAKARVAVLEAAKCVGVMRASLEYTIEYTSQRKAFGQEIPKFQGVSFTVADMAIETEAARNLVWQAAHAVDNRGAEAMQDAARALAYALRSARFVTNQGVQMLGGAGYLQEYPVEKWMRDAQAQAVLYGKEMEWFERAGGRALGLAEKEGVLV, from the coding sequence ATGATCTCATTTCTTCCGACAGATGAGGAGCGCGCGTTCGTCGAGGTGGCGGGCGAGTTTGCACGCAATCGCCTGCGCGAGTCCGCGCGAGACGCGGAAAAGGCCAGGACCCCATCTGATGACGTGGTGTCCGCGGCGCACGATCTCGGCCTGCTCTCCCTCGAACTTCCGGAGCGCCTCGCGGGCGCCGAACTGCCCCTCGTCTCGCAGGTTCAGGTCCTGGAGGCGCTCGCCTTTGGCGATCTCGGCATCGTGCAAGGCATGCCCGGGCTTTGCGACAGCGCTTCCGTGATGCGGCTTATCCCTCATCCGGAGCGGCTCGAATTGGCGGACGGCGCCGCGCAGCGCGTGCCGTGGATCCATTTGGAGCCCGGTGAGGTCGCCGTGATCGTCGAGCGAAGCGGCTTCCGGCTCGAAGGCGTGGCGTTTCCGCGGCGCTCGGCACTCGGGGCGGATCAACTGCTCGTGAGCTTCCTGGCGCCGGGGGGCGAGGCGATTGTCGCCTGGCTCGACCGGACGGCGGCCGAGTGGTCGGAGGACGCCGGAGATGTGCGGCTCGGGCTGCTCGCCGCGCACATTGGCCGGATTGCGTTCGAGGGGACCATCGTCCGGCCCGAGGACGTGCTCTTACGCGGTGACGAGGCCGAGCAAGTGATCACGGGGGCGAAGGCCCGCGTGGCCGTGCTTGAGGCCGCGAAATGTGTCGGCGTCATGCGCGCGTCCCTGGAATACACCATCGAGTACACGAGCCAGCGCAAGGCGTTCGGCCAGGAGATCCCGAAGTTCCAGGGCGTTTCCTTCACGGTGGCCGACATGGCGATTGAGACCGAGGCCGCTCGCAACCTCGTGTGGCAGGCCGCACACGCCGTGGACAACCGCGGAGCGGAGGCGATGCAGGACGCGGCTCGGGCCCTTGCGTACGCGCTTCGCAGCGCGCGATTCGTCACCAACCAGGGTGTGCAGATGCTGGGCGGCGCCGGCTACTTGCAGGAGTATCCGGTCGAGAAGTGGATGCGGGACGCCCAGGCGCAGGCCGTGCTGTACGGCAAAGAGATGGAGTGGTTTGAACGCGCGGGCGGCCGCGCGCTGGGCCTCGCGGAGAAGGAAGGTGTCCTGGTGTGA
- a CDS encoding acyl-CoA dehydrogenase family protein: MIDFELSPQQKQVRDMVHWFAEHEMRPISLLADKEERVPDEWLAKVNRMGISLSMSNFGGDAGKKKDDAARKEPRERQANRLGVIAAEELAWGDPAIALSLPGPGLGGPPVQSTGTPEQKERFLGIFTKDEPRWGAYALTEPGAGSDVSGIRTSAKKVDGGYVLNGHKVYITNGGRASWVVAFATVDPSLGRAGHRAFVVEKGTPGFTCTRVAHKMGLRASETAELVFEDCFVPIDNLLGGEAHYENRAGSSGFRVAMSTFDSTRPIVAAMAVGIARAAYEYTLEFVKQEYPRGQRVRHDVLAKLGEMDAKIHAARLLTWEAAWKADLGQPNAKEAAMCKAHAGRVSLEVCADCLEIMGPIGLDGHLVEKLYRDVKVFDIFEGTNQIQHLIVARRLYEPHGLRL, translated from the coding sequence GTGATTGACTTCGAGCTCAGTCCCCAGCAAAAGCAGGTCCGCGACATGGTGCACTGGTTCGCGGAGCACGAGATGCGGCCCATTTCGCTTCTCGCGGACAAGGAAGAGCGCGTGCCGGACGAATGGCTCGCCAAGGTGAACCGCATGGGCATCTCGCTCAGCATGTCCAATTTCGGCGGGGACGCCGGCAAGAAGAAGGACGATGCGGCGCGCAAGGAACCGCGGGAGCGACAGGCCAACCGACTTGGCGTCATCGCGGCGGAAGAGCTCGCGTGGGGCGATCCGGCCATCGCGCTGTCGCTGCCGGGGCCGGGCCTGGGCGGACCGCCGGTGCAGTCGACCGGCACGCCGGAGCAGAAGGAGCGGTTTCTCGGCATCTTTACGAAAGACGAGCCGCGCTGGGGCGCATACGCCCTCACCGAGCCGGGGGCGGGATCGGACGTGTCGGGCATCCGGACGTCGGCCAAAAAGGTCGACGGCGGCTACGTGCTGAACGGCCACAAGGTGTACATCACGAACGGCGGCCGCGCGTCTTGGGTGGTGGCGTTTGCCACGGTCGATCCGTCGCTCGGCAGAGCGGGCCATCGCGCGTTTGTCGTGGAGAAAGGCACGCCTGGGTTCACCTGCACCCGCGTCGCGCACAAGATGGGCCTGCGCGCCTCGGAAACGGCGGAGCTCGTGTTCGAGGACTGCTTCGTGCCCATCGACAACCTGCTCGGCGGCGAGGCGCATTACGAGAACCGCGCCGGATCGTCTGGATTCCGCGTCGCCATGTCCACTTTCGACAGCACGCGTCCCATCGTGGCGGCGATGGCCGTGGGCATCGCGCGGGCTGCGTACGAGTACACGCTCGAATTCGTGAAACAGGAATATCCCCGCGGGCAGCGCGTGCGACATGACGTGCTCGCGAAGCTGGGGGAAATGGACGCCAAGATTCACGCCGCAAGGCTTTTGACCTGGGAGGCCGCGTGGAAGGCGGATCTCGGCCAGCCGAACGCCAAGGAAGCGGCGATGTGCAAGGCGCACGCGGGGCGCGTCTCGCTCGAAGTGTGCGCCGATTGCCTGGAGATCATGGGGCCCATTGGCCTGGACGGGCACCTGGTGGAGAAGCTCTACCGAGACGTCAAGGTGTTCGACATCTTCGAGGGGACCAACCAGATTCAACACCTGATTGTCGCCCGGCGGCTGTACGAGCCGCACGGCCTGCGCCTGTGA
- a CDS encoding enoyl-CoA hydratase/isomerase family protein yields the protein MSYSTLKLERLDKGVVWASIDNPPANAISDALVDDLDQLLTELEADRSARVLVIGSNHPKNFVAGADLKMMTQNASKYAGQGGAIRDAASRMQRVFDRVAKFPRPVIAAIHGHALGGGCELALACDFRFMSGGTIGLTEVSLGLIPGAGGTQRMTLLLGRAKATELIFFAKRLSKEEAEAIGLITKAVEPERLREEVVAFAESLSERAVFAMGLAKQAMDAAVPLDHGLAVEAENFERTFTTGEPLEGIAAFLQKRPAKFLKDAAAKA from the coding sequence ATGTCGTATTCCACGCTGAAACTCGAGCGCCTCGACAAGGGCGTGGTCTGGGCGTCCATCGACAATCCGCCGGCCAATGCCATTTCCGACGCGCTCGTGGACGATCTCGACCAGCTTCTCACGGAGCTCGAGGCGGACCGATCCGCGCGCGTGCTCGTCATCGGCTCGAATCATCCGAAGAACTTCGTGGCAGGCGCCGATCTCAAGATGATGACGCAAAACGCGAGCAAGTACGCCGGACAGGGGGGAGCCATCCGCGACGCGGCGAGCCGGATGCAGCGCGTGTTCGATCGCGTCGCGAAGTTTCCCCGCCCGGTGATAGCGGCCATTCACGGGCACGCCCTCGGCGGGGGCTGTGAGCTGGCGCTCGCCTGCGACTTCCGCTTCATGAGCGGCGGGACCATCGGCTTGACCGAGGTGTCGCTCGGACTCATCCCAGGCGCGGGCGGCACGCAGCGCATGACCCTGCTCCTCGGCCGCGCCAAGGCGACGGAGCTCATCTTTTTCGCCAAGCGGCTGTCGAAGGAGGAGGCGGAGGCCATCGGCCTCATCACGAAGGCCGTCGAACCGGAGCGGCTGCGCGAGGAGGTCGTCGCGTTCGCCGAGAGCCTGAGCGAGCGCGCGGTGTTCGCCATGGGCCTTGCCAAGCAGGCCATGGACGCCGCCGTTCCGCTCGATCACGGCCTCGCTGTCGAGGCGGAGAACTTCGAGCGCACCTTCACCACGGGCGAACCGCTCGAAGGCATTGCGGCCTTCTTGCAGAAGCGCCCAGCGAAATTCCTCAAAGACGCTGCGGCCAAAGCATGA
- a CDS encoding SDR family NAD(P)-dependent oxidoreductase, producing MSSWDQLLKGKVAVVTGASRGLGRADALALAEAGADVVITDILIESDESSAQAAKQYGPLAQVMQSTKVVYAEKTAEEIRQMGRRSFAIKMDVTDRDQVREVFARVKEEFGRIDILINNAGTLDHVSQIENQRDDLWERDLRVNLTGTYNCTKAVWPYMKEQGWGRIINMSSIVGIQGGFGQASYATTKGGILSFTKSMALEGARYGITVNAIVPGIINTEAFKMGNKQMNERMIQRTAFRRPGDPEDVANAIVFLCSDKAKYITGIGLPVCGGIDLFTF from the coding sequence ATGTCGTCGTGGGATCAGCTCTTGAAGGGAAAGGTTGCCGTTGTGACCGGCGCCTCGCGAGGGCTCGGGCGCGCGGACGCGCTCGCGCTGGCCGAGGCGGGCGCGGACGTCGTCATCACCGACATCCTGATTGAAAGCGACGAGTCGAGCGCGCAGGCGGCCAAGCAGTACGGCCCGCTGGCGCAGGTGATGCAGAGCACGAAGGTGGTGTACGCGGAGAAGACGGCCGAGGAGATCCGCCAGATGGGCCGCCGATCGTTCGCCATCAAGATGGACGTGACGGATCGGGATCAGGTCCGCGAGGTGTTCGCGCGCGTCAAGGAGGAGTTCGGCCGGATCGACATCCTCATCAACAACGCCGGCACGCTCGATCACGTCTCGCAGATCGAGAATCAGCGAGACGACCTGTGGGAGCGCGACCTGCGCGTGAATCTCACGGGCACGTACAACTGCACGAAGGCTGTGTGGCCCTACATGAAGGAGCAGGGCTGGGGCCGGATCATCAACATGTCGTCCATCGTCGGCATCCAGGGCGGTTTCGGGCAGGCGAGCTATGCCACGACCAAGGGCGGCATCCTCAGCTTCACCAAGAGCATGGCGCTCGAGGGGGCGCGGTACGGCATCACGGTGAACGCCATCGTGCCGGGCATCATCAACACGGAGGCGTTCAAGATGGGCAACAAGCAAATGAACGAGCGCATGATCCAGCGCACCGCGTTCCGCAGGCCGGGGGATCCGGAGGATGTGGCGAATGCCATCGTGTTCCTGTGCTCCGACAAGGCGAAGTACATCACGGGCATCGGCCTGCCGGTGTGCGGCGGGATCGACCTGTTCACGTTCTGA
- a CDS encoding thiolase family protein, giving the protein MTKGGALVQREVVIVDAIRTPIGRKNGSLSSVHPVDLLAPLLKALVERNQLDSMEIEDVVTGCVTMTGEQGGNIGRMAVLAAGLPVEVPSFSLNRMCGSSQQAIHNAAQAILAGDMDVAIACGVESMSRVPMGTDLGKFSTALTKRFQIVPQGFSAEMIADKWKISREEMDAFSLESHQKAARAEDAGLFDRERVPVENVGPEKVTVTRDEGIRRDTSLEKLAGLKPSFRPDGRVTAGNASQISDGAAALLLMSGEKAAKLGLKPRARIVSRVVVGVDPVIMLTGVIPATRKALDRAGLKLEDIDVIEINEAFASVVLAWKREIEPDMARVNPRGGAIALGHPLGASGARIMTTLLHELEDTGGRYGLQLMCIGFGMATGTVIERL; this is encoded by the coding sequence ATGACCAAAGGAGGTGCGCTCGTGCAGCGCGAGGTGGTGATTGTCGACGCGATTCGGACGCCAATTGGCCGGAAGAACGGGAGCCTGTCGTCCGTTCACCCGGTGGACCTGTTGGCTCCTCTGCTGAAGGCGTTGGTCGAGCGAAATCAGCTCGATTCGATGGAGATTGAGGACGTGGTGACGGGCTGTGTGACGATGACGGGCGAGCAGGGCGGCAACATCGGCCGGATGGCCGTCCTGGCGGCCGGGCTGCCCGTGGAGGTGCCGTCGTTTTCGCTCAACCGCATGTGCGGTTCCAGTCAACAGGCCATCCATAACGCGGCGCAGGCGATTCTGGCCGGCGATATGGACGTCGCCATCGCGTGCGGCGTGGAGAGCATGAGCCGGGTGCCGATGGGCACGGACCTCGGCAAGTTCTCGACGGCGCTGACCAAGCGATTTCAGATTGTGCCGCAGGGTTTTTCGGCGGAGATGATCGCGGACAAGTGGAAGATCAGCCGCGAGGAGATGGACGCGTTCTCGCTTGAGAGCCATCAGAAGGCGGCGCGGGCGGAGGACGCGGGCCTGTTTGACCGGGAGCGGGTGCCGGTGGAGAACGTCGGTCCCGAGAAGGTGACGGTGACGCGCGACGAGGGGATACGGCGCGATACGTCCTTGGAGAAGCTGGCCGGGCTCAAACCGTCGTTTCGCCCCGATGGGCGCGTGACGGCGGGGAATGCGAGCCAGATCTCGGACGGCGCGGCCGCCCTTCTCCTGATGTCGGGGGAAAAGGCGGCCAAGCTCGGCCTGAAGCCTCGGGCGCGCATTGTGTCGCGCGTGGTGGTGGGCGTGGATCCCGTCATCATGCTGACGGGCGTGATTCCGGCCACGAGGAAGGCGCTCGATCGCGCCGGGCTCAAGCTCGAGGACATCGACGTGATCGAGATCAATGAGGCGTTCGCGTCGGTGGTGCTCGCGTGGAAGCGGGAGATTGAGCCGGACATGGCGAGGGTCAATCCGCGAGGAGGCGCCATTGCGCTCGGCCATCCGCTGGGCGCAAGCGGCGCGCGGATCATGACGACACTCCTGCACGAGCTCGAGGACACCGGTGGGCGGTACGGATTGCAGCTCATGTGTATCGGATTCGGCATGGCCACAGGAACGGTGATCGAGCGGTTGTGA
- a CDS encoding class D sortase, with translation MKAKQMRRLALGARAVPFLVALVGAVIAGDAGWAYLWETVWVNDRPLPSYQPGPRAIGQGAQDVPLWMPPPRPGQKIGELVFPAEGVRVPVVQGDSWADLALGAGHDPASVLPGQGSNVYVAGHRDTVFHVLSRLHVGDLVEFETPYGTFTYQVTGAQIVPPSDTAVTAPTPRETLTLQTCWPFDYIGFAPLRYIVHTRLVHRPHLTNGG, from the coding sequence ATGAAGGCGAAGCAGATGCGGCGGCTCGCGCTCGGCGCGCGGGCCGTCCCGTTTCTTGTGGCGCTCGTCGGGGCCGTGATCGCGGGTGACGCAGGATGGGCGTACTTGTGGGAAACCGTCTGGGTGAACGATCGCCCCCTTCCCTCCTATCAGCCCGGGCCACGCGCGATCGGCCAAGGTGCTCAAGATGTCCCGCTCTGGATGCCTCCGCCGCGGCCGGGACAAAAAATCGGTGAACTCGTCTTTCCGGCCGAAGGCGTGCGGGTACCCGTCGTCCAAGGGGATTCGTGGGCAGATCTCGCGCTTGGCGCTGGGCACGATCCGGCGTCGGTCCTCCCAGGGCAGGGCAGCAACGTCTACGTCGCTGGACACCGCGACACGGTGTTCCACGTCCTGAGCCGCCTGCACGTGGGCGATCTCGTCGAATTTGAAACGCCCTACGGGACGTTCACCTACCAGGTGACAGGTGCGCAAATCGTCCCGCCGAGCGACACGGCCGTGACCGCGCCGACGCCACGAGAGACGCTGACACTTCAGACCTGTTGGCCTTTCGACTATATCGGGTTCGCGCCGCTCCGCTATATCGTCCACACCCGCCTCGTGCACCGCCCGCACTTGACGAACGGTGGGTGA